The following are from one region of the Ignavibacteriales bacterium genome:
- a CDS encoding TonB-dependent receptor, which produces MKVCWFYRKQISVYFMLFVFDFSLALSQSISLNGKVVDASTHQPVAQAIVEVLETGKRKSTDDEGRFQYEQLSSGQYTLSVRHIAYAQTECRIVLSLHQKDSIVINLRPALFKSDEVVVRSTRTSSVMSNIPYPVVIEMNDRLTQFSTVTISDALSKLPGIALVRDGTWETAISIRGMSRSNIVSLIDNTRIETANDIAGALSLINILDLERVEILKSSGSVLYGTGALGGVFHLVTKRASFTDQMQMKAELTNSASSVDGGWSQYAAVEGSSDHYAARMSGGYRNAGNTATPDGVLPNSQYHDFSLTGSLGIKTIDEQSLFISYQRSQAEDTGIPGGSAFGATSAVRYTLARRELFAIEYDIPNSFSRLPLIAFRMSRQEIDRNVEIIQSPTLTVTPHAIHTTMSIQLESKIVPTTDHLLVLGAEAWERELDSRREKNNKSADKIIGERPIPSSKFFSGGIYAQDEWSILPNKLTMTVGARYDWIRVSNDKTFNPEYVIVSGVLYTNTVDSTILWNGSSAHDESWSANAGLQYALNSHMDLTFLAATAFRSPSLEERYQFLDLGNGSVQVGNPNLQPERSLCLNSGVHIHADVLNIRTDFFLNQLRNLVSVAPGVFEGRPATMNTNIGEARLYGYEFFGEIELTAWSVLKTSLAYVRGQDTRKHADLPQIAPFNGRVEWSSYIRRVGTMSISCSGAASQGNLSSGEIHTAGYAVVDVTIVSVPWNIGCCTWTLRSGIQNVLNNAYQNHLSTLRGLLKEEPGRNYFLSLTVAV; this is translated from the coding sequence ATGAAAGTCTGTTGGTTCTATCGTAAGCAAATATCAGTATATTTCATGCTCTTTGTTTTTGATTTTTCGTTAGCCCTTTCACAATCAATTTCGCTCAATGGAAAAGTTGTCGATGCGTCGACGCATCAACCGGTAGCTCAAGCAATCGTAGAAGTGCTCGAAACAGGGAAGCGAAAGAGCACGGACGATGAAGGTCGTTTTCAGTATGAACAGCTTTCTTCCGGACAATATACACTCTCCGTGCGTCATATTGCCTATGCCCAGACTGAGTGTCGTATCGTTCTTTCTCTTCATCAAAAGGATAGTATCGTCATCAATCTTCGTCCTGCGCTATTTAAGTCTGATGAAGTGGTTGTTCGAAGCACACGTACATCGTCTGTCATGAGCAATATACCATATCCCGTTGTTATTGAAATGAACGACCGTCTCACACAATTTTCCACTGTGACCATCTCCGATGCACTGAGTAAATTGCCAGGTATTGCTCTTGTGCGCGATGGAACATGGGAGACCGCTATTTCGATCCGTGGCATGAGCCGGTCCAATATTGTCTCTTTAATTGATAATACAAGAATTGAAACTGCCAACGATATTGCCGGAGCGCTTTCTCTTATCAACATCCTTGATCTTGAAAGAGTCGAAATACTGAAATCTTCCGGGTCGGTGCTTTATGGAACGGGAGCGCTGGGAGGTGTCTTCCATCTCGTAACAAAGCGTGCCTCGTTCACCGATCAAATGCAGATGAAAGCCGAATTGACAAATAGTGCATCCAGCGTCGATGGAGGATGGTCACAGTATGCGGCTGTTGAAGGTTCGTCAGATCACTATGCAGCGCGAATGAGCGGCGGATACCGAAACGCGGGGAATACTGCCACACCCGACGGTGTTCTTCCGAACTCTCAGTATCATGATTTCAGTCTCACGGGCTCTTTGGGAATAAAAACAATTGATGAACAATCTCTCTTTATTTCTTATCAGCGTTCGCAAGCGGAGGATACCGGTATACCCGGTGGTTCTGCCTTTGGTGCAACATCGGCAGTTCGGTACACACTTGCTCGCCGCGAACTTTTTGCAATAGAATATGACATTCCAAATAGTTTTTCAAGACTGCCGCTGATCGCGTTCCGGATGTCGCGACAGGAAATTGATCGGAATGTTGAGATTATTCAAAGTCCGACACTCACCGTGACGCCGCATGCAATCCATACAACAATGAGCATCCAGCTGGAATCCAAGATAGTTCCAACAACCGATCATCTTCTTGTTCTGGGCGCAGAAGCATGGGAACGAGAATTAGACAGCCGGAGAGAAAAAAACAATAAGAGTGCGGACAAAATTATTGGAGAACGTCCGATTCCTTCATCAAAGTTTTTCAGCGGAGGCATCTATGCACAAGACGAGTGGAGCATCCTGCCCAACAAATTGACAATGACAGTAGGAGCTCGATACGATTGGATTCGTGTCAGCAATGACAAAACATTTAATCCTGAATATGTAATCGTCTCCGGAGTTCTGTATACGAATACTGTAGATTCTACTATTCTCTGGAACGGTAGCTCCGCGCACGATGAATCGTGGAGCGCAAACGCGGGATTGCAGTATGCGCTCAATTCTCATATGGATCTGACGTTTCTTGCAGCAACCGCATTTCGATCTCCTTCACTTGAAGAACGATACCAATTTTTGGATCTTGGGAATGGAAGTGTTCAGGTGGGAAATCCAAATCTCCAACCCGAAAGAAGTCTCTGTTTAAATTCAGGAGTTCATATCCATGCGGATGTTTTAAATATTCGAACGGATTTTTTTTTGAATCAACTGAGGAACCTTGTGAGTGTCGCACCAGGTGTGTTCGAAGGACGTCCAGCCACAATGAATACCAATATTGGAGAAGCCAGATTGTACGGGTATGAGTTTTTCGGTGAAATAGAACTCACAGCGTGGAGCGTTCTGAAAACATCACTGGCGTACGTCCGCGGACAAGATACGCGCAAGCACGCCGATTTGCCTCAGATTGCACCGTTCAACGGGCGAGTTGAATGGAGCAGCTACATCCGGCGTGTTGGTACGATGAGTATTTCTTGCTCAGGTGCTGCTTCACAAGGAAATCTTTCATCAGGAGAAATACACACAGCCGGGTATGCGGTTGTTGACGTCACTATTGTAAGTGTTCCATGGAATATCGGCTGCTGCACATGGACTCTTCGATCTGGGATTCAAAATGTGTTGAACAACGCGTACCAAAATCATCTTTCAACCTTGCGCGGTCTCCTCAAAGAGGAACCTGGCAGGAATTATTTTCTTTCTCTCACCGTTGCTGTATGA
- a CDS encoding EamA family transporter codes for MFWFALASCSALLSAAAAVIQKKVLFRLTALEFSFFVSVIILIFSLFIPLSMDVTSITPSMFLIIVGKSILGGAAFLFVMMSLEYNQISTALPILGMTPAVTALAALLIIGESLHQWEWLGIGMMMAGTYVLEKRPAQKFFQPFKEMLRLKNHYYMYGALGLFSVSSVFDKLLMSGYKTDPLVVLFYQHIVYCVMFGSLLFIRKQSFQAAVQKGALQLPFIVAVAFLTIAYRFTQLEATKFAPVALVLAVKRTSILYASFYGGKIFSEERLAQKLIGGALIVGAGFIILRNVG; via the coding sequence ATGTTCTGGTTCGCATTAGCTTCCTGCTCTGCACTGCTCTCGGCGGCAGCAGCGGTCATTCAGAAAAAAGTTCTATTTCGGCTCACTGCCCTAGAATTTTCGTTTTTTGTTTCCGTCATCATTTTGATTTTTTCATTATTCATACCATTATCGATGGATGTCACTTCCATCACACCATCAATGTTCTTGATCATCGTCGGAAAAAGTATTCTTGGTGGAGCCGCATTTCTTTTCGTGATGATGTCCTTAGAATATAATCAGATTAGCACTGCGTTACCGATTCTTGGTATGACACCCGCTGTCACGGCCCTTGCCGCCCTGTTGATTATTGGAGAATCACTTCATCAGTGGGAATGGCTGGGGATTGGAATGATGATGGCAGGAACCTATGTTTTAGAAAAGCGTCCGGCGCAAAAATTCTTTCAGCCATTCAAAGAAATGCTTCGCTTAAAAAATCATTACTATATGTACGGTGCGCTCGGGTTGTTTTCGGTTTCATCTGTCTTTGACAAACTTCTTATGAGTGGATATAAAACCGATCCACTTGTCGTCCTCTTCTATCAGCACATTGTCTATTGTGTAATGTTCGGTTCTCTCTTGTTCATTCGCAAACAATCTTTTCAAGCGGCAGTACAAAAAGGAGCGCTCCAACTTCCGTTTATTGTTGCAGTGGCATTTTTAACTATTGCGTATCGCTTTACTCAACTTGAAGCAACAAAATTTGCACCGGTAGCATTGGTATTAGCTGTCAAACGTACTTCCATACTCTATGCATCATTCTATGGCGGTAAAATCTTTTCTGAAGAGAGGCTTGCACAAAAACTTATTGGGGGAGCGCTTATCGTCGGAGCCGGGTTTATCATTCTCAGAAATGTTGGATAG
- a CDS encoding cation diffusion facilitator family transporter, producing MKIAAGREKQFIALTSVLAAVFLTSFKLGIGLWTNSLGILSEAAHSGLDLLAAIITLFAVSFADRPADDDHPYGHGKLENISAFIETLLLVMTCAWIVWEGVSRLLAHSHHVETNIWSFIVMGVSIVIDTSRSRALYRVARKHNSQALEADALHFSSDVWSSLTVIGGLFFVWLGYPEFDAVAAIGVALLVLFVSYRLGRRTIDALMDRVPQSLTKEVERTIQSVEGVEELRKVRIRTSGAHMFVDTVVAIRRTIPFQSAHAIMDSIERAVHDIHPNADVVVHSEPFESKDETIIDKIRMIVMDKGLRAPHNIEVHLTDGKYFIDFDVEYAEGKSFTDAHEMTSEIERQIQTALPSIGKVTIHMEEYHPSERILMDVTDAEIHLSKEIQEATERHKDVFACKDLTLLKEGHQYNATLTCQIEKTKTLDEVHQIISDVEAVLFRHFKQLRRIMIHAEPK from the coding sequence ATGAAGATCGCAGCCGGCAGAGAAAAACAATTTATAGCACTCACGTCAGTGCTTGCAGCAGTATTCTTGACAAGTTTTAAACTTGGCATTGGATTATGGACGAACAGTCTTGGCATTCTCTCCGAAGCGGCGCACTCCGGACTTGATCTTCTCGCAGCCATCATTACACTGTTTGCAGTTTCGTTTGCAGATCGCCCTGCTGATGACGATCATCCCTACGGTCATGGGAAGTTAGAAAATATTTCTGCGTTTATAGAAACGCTTCTCCTTGTCATGACATGCGCGTGGATTGTTTGGGAAGGTGTGAGCCGTTTGCTCGCTCATTCTCACCATGTCGAAACAAATATTTGGAGTTTTATTGTGATGGGTGTGTCCATTGTAATCGACACAAGCCGGTCACGCGCTTTGTACCGGGTTGCAAGGAAACACAACAGTCAGGCGCTTGAGGCCGATGCGCTTCATTTTTCAAGCGATGTCTGGTCGTCGCTGACAGTTATCGGCGGATTATTTTTTGTGTGGCTTGGATATCCTGAATTTGATGCTGTTGCCGCGATCGGTGTAGCACTGCTGGTGCTATTTGTCAGCTATCGGTTAGGTCGACGCACGATTGATGCCCTGATGGATCGTGTGCCGCAAAGTTTAACGAAAGAAGTGGAACGCACTATTCAATCAGTAGAAGGCGTAGAAGAACTGCGCAAGGTACGCATTCGTACTTCCGGCGCGCACATGTTTGTGGATACCGTTGTTGCTATTCGCCGGACAATTCCATTTCAAAGTGCTCATGCAATTATGGACAGCATTGAACGGGCGGTGCATGACATTCATCCTAACGCCGATGTTGTTGTGCACTCGGAACCATTCGAATCAAAGGATGAAACCATCATCGATAAAATTCGGATGATTGTGATGGACAAGGGACTGCGTGCACCGCATAATATCGAAGTGCATCTTACTGACGGGAAATATTTTATCGACTTCGACGTGGAATATGCAGAAGGAAAAAGTTTTACCGATGCGCACGAAATGACTTCAGAGATTGAGCGGCAAATTCAAACCGCGCTTCCCTCCATCGGCAAGGTAACGATTCATATGGAAGAATATCATCCATCCGAGCGTATTCTCATGGACGTCACAGACGCCGAGATACATCTGTCGAAGGAAATCCAAGAAGCGACAGAACGGCATAAAGATGTTTTTGCCTGCAAGGATTTAACCTTACTGAAAGAGGGACATCAGTATAACGCTACACTCACATGTCAGATTGAAAAGACAAAAACACTCGATGAAGTACATCAGATTATTTCGGACGTGGAGGCAGTGCTTTTCCGACATTTCAAACAGCTGCGAAGAATCATGATTCACGCGGAACCGAAGTAA
- a CDS encoding metallophosphoesterase family protein, producing the protein MRIAIISDIHSNLEALTKALEIIDRQSVDEIVCLGDIVGYGANPNECVELVRQRCDTVIKGNHEDAVENISQTEFFNDDARAAILWTQKQLTEKNFEYLRTLPLSHKADDLLFVHASPCQPAEWHYILDTYGASAEFHCFSELICFIGHTHTPEIFSTGGRGSKMTKEERLIINVGSIGQPRDRNSDLSFGVFDTDTWSYENIRSPYDMHTAARKILNSTLPPKLGHRLFMGI; encoded by the coding sequence ATGCGTATTGCTATCATTTCTGATATTCATTCCAACCTTGAAGCATTAACAAAAGCACTTGAGATTATTGATAGACAATCTGTTGATGAGATTGTTTGTCTTGGCGATATTGTTGGGTACGGCGCGAATCCTAATGAGTGTGTCGAACTGGTGCGTCAACGATGCGATACTGTCATCAAAGGCAATCATGAAGATGCCGTCGAAAATATTTCTCAAACAGAATTCTTCAACGACGATGCACGCGCCGCAATCTTATGGACACAAAAGCAATTGACGGAAAAGAATTTCGAGTATCTCCGTACACTTCCTCTTTCTCACAAAGCCGATGATCTTCTCTTTGTGCACGCCTCGCCATGTCAACCTGCAGAATGGCATTATATTCTTGATACCTATGGTGCGTCTGCTGAATTTCATTGTTTTTCAGAATTGATTTGTTTCATCGGTCATACACACACTCCCGAAATATTCTCAACCGGTGGACGGGGAAGCAAGATGACAAAAGAAGAACGTTTGATCATCAATGTAGGAAGTATCGGCCAACCGCGTGATCGGAATTCAGATTTGAGTTTTGGCGTTTTTGATACCGATACGTGGTCATACGAAAATATCCGCAGTCCGTACGATATGCACACAGCTGCACGAAAAATATTGAACAGTACACTACCCCCAAAACTGGGACATCGATTGTTCATGGGAATATGA
- a CDS encoding sigma-70 family RNA polymerase sigma factor: MAHKHTDSVADPTASHALRKRQAEFEAEAFPHKDILLNFALRTTGDADDAKDLLQETFMKAFRFWDKYEKGTNIRAWLFRIMKNSYINRYRKETREPGMVDYDDVENFYDSIRDDSTDSNDLQKRMYSNMLSDEVTGALQSLPEDFRTVVILCDIEQLTYEEISDFLNCPIGTVRSRLHRGRKILEEKLHDYAKERGITVD; encoded by the coding sequence ATGGCTCACAAACACACAGATAGCGTAGCTGACCCTACTGCCTCTCACGCGCTCCGCAAACGGCAGGCGGAATTTGAAGCGGAAGCGTTTCCGCACAAGGATATTTTGCTCAACTTTGCATTACGCACCACAGGTGATGCAGATGACGCGAAAGACCTTCTGCAGGAAACGTTTATGAAAGCATTCCGCTTTTGGGATAAGTACGAGAAAGGAACAAACATTCGCGCGTGGCTCTTCCGCATCATGAAAAACTCCTACATCAACCGTTATCGTAAAGAAACACGCGAGCCGGGAATGGTTGACTACGATGACGTTGAAAATTTTTATGATTCCATTCGCGACGACAGTACAGATTCCAACGATCTGCAGAAACGAATGTACAGTAATATGCTGAGTGACGAAGTGACCGGCGCGCTGCAATCTTTGCCGGAAGATTTTCGAACTGTGGTCATTTTGTGCGATATTGAACAACTGACGTATGAAGAAATATCAGATTTTTTGAATTGCCCAATCGGTACTGTCCGTTCTCGTTTGCATCGCGGCAGGAAAATACTGGAGGAAAAGCTGCACGATTACGCAAAAGAGCGCGGCATCACTGTAGATTAA
- a CDS encoding M14 family zinc carboxypeptidase — protein sequence MTTLIQPAAQNIARELFDSYDSFKAAEIISCRITHAEMMKWLRSFKEQNLFTKMPLGTSGEGRTISLYSIGTGLTKAMLWSQMHGDEPTATMALIDIFNFFTKHPDHIVTNTIREKLNLLMIPMLNPDGAERFTRRTAQLVDLNRDALALETPEARILKEACIKYQPEYGFNLHDQDTRLTVGTTKKITAIALLAPSTDESRSDTPVRIRAKKVASICAQILALFIPGFVAKWDDTFEPRAFGDNIQKWGTSTVLVESGGWKGDLNKFFIRKLNCIALLTTLYAIATGESAHADTAVYEQIPFNMKLGCDHIIRNAVLQSDNQTAPIRVDVGINFETRRDESTDSLEQIATIVEVGDLSTFTALEEDVDAKGAELEAKRIKLDHSFSANELSLLLKHK from the coding sequence ATGACAACATTGATTCAACCAGCTGCACAAAATATTGCACGCGAATTGTTCGATTCATACGATTCTTTCAAGGCGGCTGAAATTATTTCGTGCCGAATCACACACGCGGAAATGATGAAATGGCTTCGGTCGTTTAAAGAGCAAAATCTGTTCACCAAAATGCCCTTAGGAACATCGGGTGAAGGCAGAACAATCTCCCTCTATTCAATAGGAACTGGATTAACGAAAGCAATGCTCTGGTCGCAAATGCACGGCGATGAACCGACAGCGACCATGGCACTTATAGATATATTCAACTTCTTCACGAAGCATCCGGACCATATTGTAACGAACACCATCCGGGAAAAATTGAACCTGCTGATGATTCCGATGCTGAACCCTGATGGAGCCGAACGATTCACTCGCCGGACAGCTCAACTCGTGGATTTGAACCGTGATGCGTTAGCACTAGAAACTCCAGAAGCTCGAATTCTAAAAGAAGCATGCATTAAATATCAGCCGGAATACGGATTTAATCTTCACGATCAAGATACGCGGCTGACAGTCGGTACTACGAAAAAAATCACCGCAATCGCATTGCTTGCTCCTTCTACAGACGAATCGCGTTCAGATACTCCGGTGCGAATAAGGGCAAAAAAAGTTGCTTCTATATGTGCACAAATTTTAGCTCTATTTATTCCCGGCTTTGTGGCAAAATGGGACGATACGTTCGAACCGCGCGCGTTTGGCGATAATATTCAGAAATGGGGCACAAGCACGGTGCTGGTCGAATCCGGCGGATGGAAAGGCGATCTCAATAAATTTTTTATTCGTAAATTGAATTGTATTGCACTGTTAACGACGCTGTACGCAATCGCTACTGGCGAGAGTGCGCATGCAGACACCGCGGTGTATGAACAAATTCCATTCAATATGAAATTAGGATGTGATCATATCATTCGGAATGCAGTACTACAGTCGGACAATCAAACTGCTCCAATCCGAGTCGATGTCGGTATCAACTTTGAAACACGAAGGGACGAATCAACAGATTCACTGGAACAGATTGCTACGATTGTAGAGGTTGGCGATCTCAGTACTTTCACGGCATTAGAGGAAGATGTAGATGCAAAGGGAGCGGAGCTTGAAGCGAAGAGAATCAAACTTGATCATTCATTTTCTGCAAACGAGTTGTCGCTGCTCTTAAAGCACAAGTGA
- the eutM gene encoding ethanolamine utilization microcompartment protein EutM, whose product MSLDALGMVETKGLVGAIEAADAMVKAAKVTLIGKEQIGGGYVTVMVRGDVGAVKAATDAGAAAAQRVGELVSVHVIPRPHSDVETILPKRPAQK is encoded by the coding sequence ATTTCATTAGACGCACTTGGCATGGTCGAAACCAAAGGACTTGTCGGCGCTATCGAAGCAGCCGATGCAATGGTCAAGGCGGCTAAAGTGACACTGATCGGTAAAGAACAAATCGGCGGCGGATATGTCACCGTTATGGTACGCGGCGATGTTGGTGCCGTGAAAGCAGCAACCGATGCCGGAGCGGCAGCGGCACAGCGCGTTGGCGAGTTGGTATCGGTGCATGTTATTCCGCGTCCGCACAGTGATGTGGAAACCATTCTCCCTAAACGTCCAGCGCAAAAATAA
- a CDS encoding HAD family phosphatase: MKTIEVPAYIKGLIFDCDGTLIDSMPLHMKAWEHAITQADGEWDYDFIFSKKGMQGKDILASYNESFGMNLDVEYTARLKQEYFRKYCAEMKPIDAVVNVVHRYASRLPMAIASGGSRENVLLSLELIGIKEYFTVIITADDKDVPPKPSPEIFLEAARRIHVNPQLCQVFEDGDIGLKAARMAGMVATDIRES; this comes from the coding sequence ATGAAAACAATTGAAGTGCCTGCATATATCAAGGGATTAATATTTGATTGTGACGGAACATTGATAGACTCAATGCCTCTCCACATGAAAGCGTGGGAGCATGCTATCACGCAAGCAGATGGAGAATGGGATTATGATTTTATCTTCTCCAAGAAAGGGATGCAAGGCAAAGACATTCTTGCATCATATAATGAATCTTTTGGAATGAATCTGGATGTTGAATACACAGCGCGCTTAAAACAAGAATATTTCCGAAAGTATTGTGCGGAGATGAAACCGATCGATGCGGTTGTCAATGTTGTGCACCGGTATGCATCACGGCTTCCGATGGCGATTGCTTCCGGCGGGTCACGAGAAAATGTATTGCTCTCATTAGAATTGATTGGGATCAAAGAATACTTTACAGTTATTATCACTGCTGATGATAAAGATGTTCCACCGAAACCATCGCCGGAAATATTTTTGGAAGCCGCTCGGCGTATTCATGTAAATCCGCAGTTATGTCAAGTGTTTGAAGACGGGGATATTGGGCTGAAAGCGGCACGCATGGCAGGCATGGTAGCAACTGATATCCGTGAGTCGTAA
- a CDS encoding YdcF family protein, with protein sequence MREILLFIMPVPILFYFLLATIIFYRMNQRRRGKIMLWIAGLWFLVTTTAPVPQVLVQSFENQYSQISNDVLKKLTGSCNILVLGSGHSDDKSLSPNNQLGTTALERLVEGIRIKKMIPHSKLILSGYGYRSELSHALVLYRTALSLGVDSASMSTLPLPSDTRMEADEYIRNFGNKDNLILVTSSIHMPRAMTLFKKAGLNPVPAPTAFIIKHESQKYPGCLVPSSRNVMMMEEIMYAYVGMIWSWMGCDERSRK encoded by the coding sequence ATGAGAGAAATTCTATTATTTATAATGCCTGTTCCTATTTTGTTTTATTTCCTGCTGGCGACAATTATTTTTTATAGAATGAACCAGAGACGGAGAGGTAAAATCATGCTGTGGATCGCAGGGTTATGGTTCCTGGTAACAACAACTGCACCTGTACCGCAAGTACTTGTTCAATCGTTTGAAAATCAATATTCTCAGATATCAAATGATGTTCTCAAGAAACTTACCGGCTCATGTAATATTCTTGTCCTGGGCAGTGGACATTCGGATGATAAAAGCCTTTCTCCTAATAACCAGCTTGGAACAACTGCACTCGAAAGGTTGGTGGAAGGAATCCGTATTAAAAAAATGATCCCCCACAGCAAGTTAATATTGTCCGGGTACGGTTATCGATCCGAGCTGTCCCATGCTCTTGTGCTCTACCGTACAGCTCTCTCGCTCGGTGTGGATTCAGCTTCGATGTCGACCCTGCCCTTGCCGAGTGACACAAGGATGGAGGCAGACGAGTATATAAGAAACTTCGGCAATAAAGATAATCTTATTCTTGTTACGAGCTCTATCCACATGCCAAGAGCTATGACGCTTTTCAAAAAAGCTGGGTTGAATCCAGTCCCGGCACCAACAGCATTTATAATCAAACACGAATCACAGAAATATCCCGGTTGCCTGGTGCCTTCATCGAGGAATGTTATGATGATGGAGGAAATAATGTATGCGTATGTTGGGATGATTTGGAGTTGGATGGGATGCGATGAGAGGAGTAGGAAGTAG
- a CDS encoding type II toxin-antitoxin system PemK/MazF family toxin, with product MTGLIEPLLRGDVYEVNLDPTVGAEVKKKRPALIIQNDTGNKFSPVTIIAPISSVKEITKPLPIMAFLKKGKGGLKEDSYVDCGQIRTLDKNIRLLDKWGSLSATDMEQVNKAIKISLALP from the coding sequence ATGACTGGACTAATTGAGCCCCTATTGAGAGGTGATGTGTATGAGGTTAATCTTGATCCTACAGTAGGGGCAGAAGTTAAAAAGAAAAGACCCGCTTTAATTATCCAAAATGACACTGGAAATAAATTTAGTCCAGTAACTATTATTGCGCCCATTTCGAGTGTAAAAGAAATTACTAAACCCTTGCCAATAATGGCTTTTTTAAAGAAGGGTAAGGGGGGATTAAAAGAAGACAGCTATGTGGACTGTGGACAAATACGAACCCTTGATAAAAATATTCGCCTACTTGATAAGTGGGGTTCTCTGTCGGCTACAGACATGGAACAGGTAAATAAAGCCATTAAAATTTCACTCGCGCTACCCTAA